One Dysosmobacter welbionis DNA segment encodes these proteins:
- a CDS encoding polysaccharide deacetylase family protein → MRRFTALLLAALMLLSLAACGQGASAGGSAQNAAGDPTPEEEAPELPEPEPYEISDPTVMPEGGVRDGVTYAAYDGIVEHLFFHPVVAYPELAFDGDAQANGIDDYMVTVDEYNKILQSVYDKGYVLVDIGDVWSETTGEDGQPKMVRNTLYLPEGKKPLILSYDDTNYYEYMLANGFTYKLVIGEDGKIASWGKDPQGNEVTSRDLDAIPILDKFVEEHLDFSPFGAKGCLSLTGYQGILGYRTQTDQDVEWTAEREANRQKEIEAVKPIIAELKRTGWTFGSHTWGHIRLGTKSLESIQADTQRWFDEVGSLVGPTTILFYPHGERPDGNDWQNTGPVFQYLQSQGFRVFASVGIESFSYIKKDLCAVICDRLHPDGTTLRHSRDRYLQFYDAKDIMDVTVRPQREIDWA, encoded by the coding sequence ATGCGCCGTTTTACCGCACTGCTGCTTGCCGCGCTGATGCTGCTCTCCCTGGCTGCCTGCGGGCAGGGAGCCTCCGCTGGCGGCTCCGCTCAAAATGCCGCCGGAGACCCGACTCCGGAAGAGGAGGCCCCGGAGTTGCCGGAGCCGGAACCCTATGAGATTTCAGACCCCACGGTCATGCCGGAGGGCGGCGTTCGGGACGGTGTCACCTACGCGGCCTATGACGGCATCGTGGAGCACCTGTTCTTCCATCCAGTGGTGGCCTATCCGGAGCTGGCCTTTGACGGAGACGCCCAGGCCAACGGCATTGACGATTACATGGTGACGGTGGATGAGTACAACAAAATCCTCCAGAGTGTCTATGACAAGGGCTACGTGCTGGTGGACATCGGCGATGTGTGGAGCGAGACCACCGGCGAGGACGGTCAGCCTAAGATGGTTCGGAACACCCTCTACCTGCCGGAGGGCAAAAAGCCCCTGATCCTCTCCTACGACGACACCAACTACTATGAATATATGCTTGCCAATGGCTTCACCTACAAGCTGGTGATCGGGGAGGATGGCAAGATCGCCTCCTGGGGCAAGGACCCCCAGGGCAATGAGGTGACCTCCCGGGACCTGGACGCCATCCCCATCCTGGACAAGTTTGTGGAAGAGCACCTGGACTTCTCCCCCTTCGGCGCCAAGGGCTGCCTGAGCCTGACGGGATATCAGGGCATCCTGGGCTACCGCACCCAGACGGATCAGGATGTGGAGTGGACCGCGGAGCGGGAGGCCAACCGCCAGAAGGAGATCGAGGCGGTGAAGCCTATTATCGCAGAGCTCAAGCGCACCGGCTGGACCTTCGGCAGTCACACCTGGGGGCACATCCGCCTGGGCACCAAGAGCCTGGAATCCATCCAGGCGGACACCCAGCGATGGTTTGACGAGGTGGGCAGCCTGGTGGGTCCCACTACCATCCTGTTTTACCCTCACGGGGAGCGGCCCGACGGCAACGACTGGCAGAACACCGGCCCGGTGTTCCAATACCTCCAGAGCCAGGGCTTCCGAGTCTTTGCCTCCGTGGGCATTGAGAGCTTCAGCTATATCAAGAAGGATCTCTGCGCCGTCATCTGCGACCGGCTCCACCCGGACGGCACCACCCTGCGCCATTCCAGAGACCGGTACTTGCAATTTTACGACGCAAAGGATATCATGGATGTAACGGTTCGTCCCCAGCGGGAGATCGACTGGGCGTAA
- the spoVAE gene encoding stage V sporulation protein AE, with product MEYLNAFLCGGILCAVGQIIIDKTQLTPARILTGYVVVGVLLSALGLYEPLAQWGGAGATVPLTGFGHTLAKGVREAVASDGWIGIFTGGLTAAAGGVTAAVVAGVLMAAIFRPGDKR from the coding sequence ATGGAATATCTCAACGCGTTTCTCTGCGGCGGTATCCTGTGCGCCGTGGGACAGATCATCATCGACAAGACTCAGCTGACCCCCGCCCGCATTCTCACCGGATACGTGGTAGTGGGCGTGCTGCTCAGTGCCCTGGGGCTGTATGAGCCCCTGGCCCAGTGGGGCGGCGCCGGGGCCACGGTCCCCCTGACAGGCTTCGGCCACACGCTGGCCAAGGGCGTCCGGGAGGCGGTGGCCTCCGATGGCTGGATCGGCATCTTCACCGGCGGGCTCACCGCTGCGGCGGGGGGCGTCACGGCCGCCGTGGTGGCGGGCGTGCTCATGGCGGCCATCTTCCGGCCGGGGGACAAGCGGTAA
- the spoVAD gene encoding stage V sporulation protein AD, with protein MNDKRLGRQTVALAHPPSVLSFSNIGGKFEGQGPLADFFDEISNDSFFGEKTWEKAESAMQKTVLQRALEKAELTPEDLDYILAGDLLNQCIGSSFGLRDFRVPFYGLYGACSTMGESLSLASLLIDGGYADRAAALTSSHFCTAERQYRMPVPYGSQRTPTAQWTTTAAGCTILGSDGPGPYVTHVTCGRIVDKGITDANNMGAAMAPAAYDTLSAFFRDTGYKPADFDLILTGDLGELGHAIVRDFFQRDGVDMGPQFQDCGLLLYDRKHQDMHAGASGCGCSASVLNGYLLRKMREGKWKTILFAPTGALLSPTSSGQGESIPSICHAVRLSAVRE; from the coding sequence ATGAATGACAAGCGTCTGGGCCGCCAGACCGTGGCCCTGGCCCATCCCCCCTCCGTCCTCTCCTTTTCCAATATTGGGGGGAAATTCGAGGGCCAGGGCCCCCTGGCGGACTTTTTTGACGAGATCAGCAACGACTCCTTCTTCGGGGAAAAGACCTGGGAGAAAGCAGAGTCCGCCATGCAGAAGACGGTCCTTCAGCGAGCGCTGGAGAAGGCGGAGCTGACGCCGGAGGACCTGGACTATATCCTGGCCGGAGATCTGTTGAACCAGTGTATCGGCTCCTCCTTCGGCCTGCGGGACTTCCGGGTGCCCTTCTACGGGCTCTACGGTGCCTGCTCCACCATGGGAGAGAGCCTGAGCCTGGCGTCCCTGCTGATCGATGGCGGCTACGCCGACCGGGCCGCCGCCCTGACCTCCTCCCACTTCTGCACCGCCGAGCGGCAGTACCGGATGCCGGTGCCCTACGGCAGCCAGCGGACGCCCACCGCCCAGTGGACGACCACTGCGGCTGGCTGCACCATCCTGGGCAGCGACGGCCCCGGCCCCTACGTCACCCACGTCACCTGCGGCCGGATCGTGGACAAGGGCATTACGGACGCCAACAACATGGGCGCCGCCATGGCCCCCGCAGCCTACGACACCCTTTCCGCCTTCTTCCGGGACACCGGGTACAAGCCCGCGGACTTCGACCTGATCCTCACCGGTGACCTGGGAGAGCTGGGCCACGCCATCGTCCGGGACTTCTTCCAGCGGGACGGTGTGGACATGGGCCCCCAGTTCCAGGACTGCGGCCTGCTGCTGTATGACCGGAAGCACCAGGATATGCACGCCGGAGCCTCCGGCTGCGGCTGCTCTGCCTCCGTGCTCAACGGCTATCTCCTGCGCAAGATGCGGGAGGGCAAGTGGAAGACCATTCTCTTCGCCCCCACCGGGGCGCTGCTCTCCCCCACCTCTTCTGGCCAGGGGGAGTCCATCCCCTCCATCTGCCACGCCGTGCGCCTGAGCGCCGTCCGGGAGTAA
- a CDS encoding cation diffusion facilitator family transporter yields the protein MISLLARLFIKPDPAREEPETRRAYGVLCGIVGICLNVLLFAGKFLAGTLSGSIAITADAFNNLSDAGSSFVTLVGFQLAGQKPDSEHPFGHGRMEYVSGLAVSVLILLMGLELGKTSIEKILHPEPVDSSPLIFAILCASILVKLYMFLYNRRLGKKLASPAMEATAMDSLSDSVATAAVLIATLVGRFTGLEIDGWCGVLVAAFILWSGINAVRDTLDPLLGTPPTHEFVQRIRDLVMAHSTILGIHDLIVHDYGPGRVMISLHAEVPANEDVLALHDEIDNVEKELREKLGCDAVIHMDPVVTDDGVTEETRRRVQTLIHCIDDAIDIHDFRMVAGPTHTNLIFDAVVPFGFRLTDQEVEQKIRSAVRALDGNYYAVVNVERSYT from the coding sequence TTGATCTCACTGCTGGCGCGGCTGTTTATCAAACCGGACCCGGCCCGGGAAGAGCCGGAGACCCGCAGGGCCTACGGCGTCCTCTGCGGGATTGTGGGCATCTGCCTGAACGTGCTGCTGTTCGCCGGAAAGTTTCTGGCGGGCACCCTCTCCGGGTCCATCGCCATCACGGCGGACGCCTTCAACAACCTGTCGGACGCCGGGTCCTCCTTCGTGACACTGGTGGGGTTTCAGCTGGCGGGGCAGAAGCCGGACTCCGAACACCCCTTCGGCCACGGGAGGATGGAGTACGTCTCCGGCCTGGCGGTATCGGTCCTGATCCTGCTGATGGGCCTGGAGCTGGGGAAGACGTCCATTGAGAAGATCCTGCATCCGGAACCGGTGGACTCCAGCCCGCTGATCTTTGCGATCCTCTGCGCGTCCATTCTGGTGAAGCTGTATATGTTCCTCTACAACCGGCGGCTGGGGAAGAAGCTGGCCTCTCCCGCCATGGAGGCCACCGCCATGGACTCCCTCAGCGACAGTGTGGCCACCGCCGCGGTGCTGATCGCCACGCTGGTGGGCCGTTTCACGGGCCTGGAGATCGACGGCTGGTGCGGCGTGCTGGTGGCGGCCTTTATTCTCTGGTCCGGCATCAATGCGGTGCGGGACACGCTGGACCCCCTGCTGGGCACGCCGCCCACCCATGAGTTCGTCCAGCGCATCCGGGATCTGGTGATGGCCCACAGCACCATTCTAGGCATCCACGATCTGATCGTCCACGACTACGGCCCCGGCCGGGTGATGATCTCCCTCCACGCGGAGGTGCCCGCCAACGAGGACGTGCTGGCCCTCCACGATGAGATCGACAACGTGGAGAAGGAGCTGCGGGAGAAGCTGGGTTGCGACGCAGTGATCCACATGGACCCGGTGGTGACGGACGACGGCGTCACCGAGGAGACCCGGCGGCGGGTCCAGACCCTGATCCACTGCATCGACGACGCCATCGACATCCACGATTTCCGCATGGTAGCGGGACCCACCCATACGAACCTGATCTTCGACGCGGTGGTGCCCTTCGGCTTCCGCCTCACGGACCAGGAGGTGGAGCAGAAAATCCGCAGCGCCGTGCGGGCGCTGGACGGCAATTACTACGCCGTGGTGAACGTGGAGCGGTCCTATACGTAA
- a CDS encoding putative ABC transporter permease has translation MQTKDLLDCSQDVLRAEKALEVQYEEYYEQLADQQSLSPEEQAALRSDVTREVEMLEDASSCLRQAHQWASDKADELTTRLREGQESSQRKGLFRRAPANSVIDLEEEQADSFASGVNFYKVALICIAGSFAGVVVEILWCLFRNGYIESRSGLVYGPFNPVYGIGAVVMTLALYRYRNRSSSISFFGGAVVGSVIEYLLSWGQETLFGSTSWDYSRMPFNLDGRICLLYSLFWGILGVLWIKSLYPRVAQVILKIPNRFGKVLTWVLTIFMVFDCAMSLLAVDRWSERVRGETPVSAVDVFFDEHFPDSRMERIYANMEFGTNPA, from the coding sequence ATGCAGACAAAGGATCTATTGGATTGCAGTCAGGACGTCCTGCGTGCGGAAAAGGCGCTGGAAGTTCAGTATGAGGAGTATTACGAACAGCTGGCCGACCAGCAAAGCCTCTCTCCGGAGGAGCAAGCCGCCCTGCGAAGCGACGTGACCCGGGAGGTGGAGATGCTGGAGGATGCCTCCTCCTGCCTGCGTCAGGCCCATCAGTGGGCCTCCGACAAGGCCGACGAGCTCACCACCCGCCTGCGGGAGGGGCAGGAGAGCTCCCAGCGCAAGGGCCTCTTCCGCCGTGCCCCCGCCAACTCCGTTATCGACCTGGAGGAGGAGCAGGCAGATAGCTTTGCCTCCGGCGTCAACTTTTACAAGGTCGCTTTGATCTGCATCGCCGGCAGCTTTGCGGGCGTGGTGGTGGAGATCCTGTGGTGCCTCTTCCGCAACGGGTATATCGAAAGCCGCTCCGGCCTGGTTTACGGTCCCTTCAACCCTGTCTACGGTATCGGCGCAGTGGTGATGACCCTGGCCCTGTACCGCTATCGCAACCGCAGCTCCTCCATCTCCTTTTTCGGCGGAGCTGTGGTGGGCAGTGTCATTGAGTACCTGCTCTCCTGGGGGCAGGAGACTCTCTTCGGCTCCACTTCCTGGGATTACAGTCGGATGCCCTTCAACCTCGACGGCCGGATCTGCCTGCTCTACTCTTTGTTCTGGGGCATTCTGGGCGTCCTGTGGATCAAAAGCCTCTATCCCCGGGTCGCTCAGGTGATTTTGAAGATCCCCAACCGGTTCGGCAAGGTCCTCACCTGGGTCCTCACCATTTTCATGGTCTTCGACTGCGCCATGAGCCTGCTGGCAGTGGACCGCTGGTCCGAGCGGGTCCGCGGAGAGACCCCCGTCTCCGCCGTGGATGTGTTTTTTGACGAGCATTTCCCAGACAGCCGCATGGAGCGCATTTACGCCAATATGGAATTCGGCACGAATCCAGCCTGA
- a CDS encoding tyrosine-type recombinase/integrase — MAKKKTQIPKYGTITLKGIQYYRTRITDADGKELSLYAATCEELYEKQLEARKKVEEIIFHRQHPTVAEYGEKWLLMQSAKVSASTLRGYTRDMTNYIIKPLGEMYMEEVTADDIRLALVPLSKKSEGLYNKVNMLLKCIFYAAERNQILEHNPCAGISGKGGKPTKKKEALTDQQVAVLLDTVKGLPPYLFIMLGLYSGLRREEILALQWDCVFLDEDTPYLSVRRAWRTEHNRPVVSTVLKTPAAKRDIPIPKCLVDCLRETKENSISDYVIADSKGEPLAASQFQRVWQYVVVRSTKPRNYYKYVNGESIKYTVTPTLGMTQKNQPQIKYTLDFDVTPHQLRHTYITNLLYAGVDPKTVQYLAGHENSKTTMDIYAKVKYNKPEELFGVVNGAFHQAIAE; from the coding sequence ATGGCAAAAAAGAAAACACAGATCCCGAAGTATGGGACCATTACATTGAAAGGAATTCAGTATTACAGAACCAGGATTACGGATGCAGATGGCAAAGAGTTGAGTTTGTATGCCGCTACTTGTGAAGAATTGTATGAGAAGCAGTTAGAGGCCCGGAAGAAGGTGGAAGAAATTATCTTTCACCGGCAGCACCCGACAGTAGCTGAGTATGGAGAGAAGTGGCTGCTGATGCAGTCGGCAAAGGTGTCTGCGTCTACACTCAGAGGTTATACGAGGGATATGACAAACTATATCATCAAACCTCTGGGAGAGATGTATATGGAAGAAGTGACTGCTGACGATATTCGGCTGGCTCTTGTTCCATTGTCAAAGAAATCGGAAGGCTTATACAATAAGGTCAATATGCTGCTCAAGTGCATTTTTTATGCGGCAGAGAGAAACCAAATTCTTGAACACAATCCCTGTGCGGGAATATCCGGTAAAGGCGGAAAACCGACAAAAAAGAAGGAGGCATTGACAGATCAGCAGGTAGCCGTGCTTCTGGATACAGTCAAGGGGCTTCCTCCATATTTGTTTATTATGCTCGGTTTGTATTCCGGTCTGCGTCGGGAAGAAATTCTTGCACTGCAATGGGATTGTGTGTTTCTGGACGAGGATACACCTTATCTATCGGTGAGGCGGGCATGGCGTACAGAGCATAACAGACCCGTGGTTTCTACGGTGCTAAAGACTCCGGCAGCAAAAAGGGATATTCCGATACCGAAGTGTTTGGTGGACTGTCTGAGAGAAACGAAAGAAAATTCCATATCAGATTATGTGATCGCTGACAGCAAAGGAGAGCCACTGGCTGCCTCGCAGTTCCAAAGAGTGTGGCAGTATGTCGTTGTCCGCTCCACTAAGCCCCGGAACTATTATAAGTATGTAAATGGGGAGAGTATCAAATATACGGTTACTCCAACGCTGGGTATGACCCAGAAGAATCAACCCCAAATCAAATATACGCTGGACTTTGATGTGACACCTCATCAGCTGCGGCACACTTACATCACCAATCTTCTCTATGCGGGCGTTGATCCAAAGACAGTACAATACCTTGCCGGACACGAAAACAGCAAAACAACTATGGACATCTATGCAAAAGTGAAGTATAATAAACCAGAGGAGTTGTTTGGGGTAGTAAATGGTGCGTTTCATCAGGCTATCGCTGAATGA
- a CDS encoding tyrosine-type recombinase/integrase: protein MANRKIMLPQYGTVMKRGVLYYRTRIKDTNGKLVAIYAKTPEELYNKETLALEQIENATFHRKTPTVAEYCEKWLLMQSVHVRATTLTDYTSKVRRHIIAELGDKRMGEVSLDDIQLALVPVSKKSASVYKSVVILYKSIFRAAMESRIIDHNPTIYLTTKGGGVPQEDRQALTDEQAARLLDAIRDLPPYVFVMIGLYAGLRREEILALQWDSVYLDTDTPYLTVRRAWHTEHNRPVISDELKTKAAERNIPLPVCLAECLKAAKETSTSEYVVSNRDGEPLSYTQFKRLWQYIVTRTVKERSYYRYEDGKRVKHTVTPVLGEKAAHNGKVVYSLDFEVTPHQLRHTYITNLIHASVDPKTVQYLAGHESSKITMDIYAKVKYNRPDELVRSMSCAFASWDAAQ, encoded by the coding sequence TTGGCAAATAGGAAAATAATGCTTCCTCAATATGGCACAGTTATGAAAAGAGGTGTCCTATATTATAGGACCAGAATCAAAGACACGAATGGTAAGCTCGTAGCTATCTACGCAAAAACACCTGAAGAACTATACAACAAAGAAACGCTTGCGTTGGAACAGATTGAGAATGCCACTTTTCATCGGAAAACGCCCACAGTTGCAGAGTATTGTGAAAAGTGGCTGCTGATGCAGTCGGTTCATGTACGAGCTACTACTTTGACGGATTACACCTCAAAGGTCAGGCGGCATATTATAGCGGAATTGGGAGATAAACGGATGGGTGAGGTTAGCCTGGATGATATTCAGCTTGCCCTTGTTCCGGTTTCCAAGAAATCTGCATCGGTTTATAAATCTGTGGTAATCCTTTACAAATCTATCTTTCGCGCAGCGATGGAAAGCAGGATCATTGACCATAACCCGACGATTTATCTCACGACAAAAGGTGGCGGTGTTCCACAAGAGGATCGTCAGGCTTTGACAGATGAACAGGCAGCACGCCTTTTGGATGCTATCCGAGATTTGCCGCCTTATGTCTTTGTCATGATTGGTTTATATGCAGGGCTGCGCCGGGAAGAAATTCTTGCTCTGCAATGGGATTCAGTATATCTGGATACGGATACTCCATATCTGACGGTAAGGCGGGCATGGCACACAGAACACAACAGACCGGTAATCTCAGACGAATTGAAAACCAAGGCTGCGGAGAGAAATATCCCTCTTCCTGTTTGCTTGGCTGAGTGTTTGAAAGCAGCAAAGGAAACATCGACTTCGGAGTATGTGGTTTCAAACCGGGACGGCGAACCGCTGTCCTACACGCAGTTTAAGCGACTTTGGCAGTATATTGTTACGAGGACGGTCAAGGAGCGGAGCTATTATCGGTATGAAGATGGAAAAAGAGTAAAGCATACTGTCACACCTGTCTTGGGGGAAAAGGCTGCTCATAACGGAAAAGTGGTTTACAGTCTGGACTTTGAAGTAACACCCCATCAGCTGCGGCATACTTACATTACCAATCTCATTCATGCATCGGTAGATCCCAAAACGGTTCAATACCTGGCAGGCCATGAAAGCAGCAAGATTACCATGGACATTTATGCAAAGGTTAAGTACAACAGACCAGATGAGCTGGTCAGATCAATGAGTTGCGCGTTTGCAAGCTGGGACGCAGCACAGTAA
- a CDS encoding helix-turn-helix domain-containing protein, with protein sequence MEKLITRKEAAEILGISIATLDAARNNGLISYVQYVQNGCVYFTSAGLQEYIAKCTHRAKPAEKNATYRKPRRAGV encoded by the coding sequence ATGGAAAAACTTATTACGCGAAAAGAAGCAGCAGAAATTTTGGGTATCAGCATTGCAACGCTGGACGCGGCCCGTAACAATGGCCTTATTTCTTATGTGCAATATGTGCAGAATGGCTGTGTGTACTTTACCTCGGCGGGCCTTCAGGAGTATATCGCAAAATGCACCCACAGAGCAAAGCCAGCAGAAAAGAACGCAACATATCGTAAACCTCGCAGAGCTGGAGTGTGA
- a CDS encoding sigma-70 family RNA polymerase sigma factor: protein MKKINLRELYPDVYPTDFFVDVTEEVMETIRAAERAEAAYDRRMYRYKAYYSLDCDNGIENAILMKPQTPEMLLEEKQFQEQVYAAVMKLPEKQAKRIYARYYLGMTVNEIAEVEGVDPSRVRDSIRRGLKQLGKYF from the coding sequence ATGAAGAAAATTAACCTTCGGGAACTTTATCCTGATGTTTATCCAACAGACTTTTTTGTAGATGTGACAGAGGAAGTAATGGAGACTATTCGAGCAGCTGAACGTGCGGAAGCTGCTTATGACCGGAGGATGTATCGCTATAAGGCGTACTACTCCCTGGACTGCGACAACGGCATTGAAAATGCGATTCTGATGAAGCCCCAGACACCGGAGATGCTTCTGGAGGAAAAACAGTTTCAGGAGCAGGTCTATGCCGCTGTGATGAAGCTGCCGGAGAAACAGGCAAAGCGAATTTATGCCCGATACTATCTGGGAATGACGGTAAATGAAATTGCCGAAGTAGAAGGTGTAGACCCAAGCCGTGTTCGAGACAGTATCCGCCGTGGCTTAAAGCAGCTCGGAAAATATTTTTGA
- a CDS encoding metal-dependent transcriptional regulator, which translates to MKIHASGEDYLEAILVLQKKMGMVRSIDLARHMGFSKPSISHAVGVLKNGGFLTVDDDGFLHLTVIGREIAEKIYERHLFFMEQFIAAGVDQETAEQDACRIEHAISDTSFRKLKEKVQGTD; encoded by the coding sequence ATGAAGATTCATGCGTCTGGGGAGGATTATCTGGAGGCTATCCTTGTTCTACAAAAGAAAATGGGCATGGTCCGCTCCATTGACCTTGCCCGGCACATGGGCTTTAGCAAACCGAGTATCAGCCATGCGGTAGGCGTTTTGAAAAATGGAGGTTTTCTGACCGTGGATGATGATGGGTTCCTTCATCTGACCGTCATAGGTCGGGAGATTGCCGAGAAAATCTATGAACGCCATTTGTTTTTTATGGAGCAGTTTATCGCTGCTGGCGTCGATCAGGAAACAGCGGAACAAGACGCCTGCCGGATTGAACACGCCATCAGTGATACATCTTTCCGAAAGCTGAAGGAGAAAGTACAAGGAACCGATTAG
- a CDS encoding ABC transporter ATP-binding protein codes for MFKSMKRIIKWAEKYKGRLYLGSVFSFFSSLSTAIPTMAAAYALDKAIAAYWAGNTIESSLIWQTLWIIVGSIALNFLLSYLRAVLQESIGYEVAAGQRIHLGDVLKRVPLGYFSKNSVGDILTGVTTELSTLELQGMKMVDIIINGHAKFIAILLCFLFLSPAAAVISVVGVAFSSLALHGISRHSEKTAAITHQAMEDMSGSAIEYIRGLSIVKSFGQEGASIESFRKANTDLKNIHIKVEKGYTPFNCLHLFSLKLASMGIVFICAWQTLNGQMSLAYFLMFVLFSFVIFGSVENINDAAHMLGLIDSAMNKLEALENAEYIDQDGKDITPTSYDITFQDVSFGYDKRTVLHDVNFTIPQNTTTAIVGPSGSGKSTLCSLIARFYDVDAGKITLGETDIREFTCDSLLKNISMVFQNVYLFRDTIRNNIKFGSPDASEEQMIAAAKEARCHDFIMALPDGYDTVIGEGGSSLSGGEKQRISIARAMLKDAPIVILDEATASIDPENEHLIQEAISALTHGKTIITIAHRLATIENADQILVIDGGTVVQKGTHKELLAQRGTYQEFIKIREQAEGWRIQQ; via the coding sequence ATGTTTAAGTCTATGAAACGGATCATTAAATGGGCGGAGAAATATAAGGGACGCCTCTATCTTGGCTCTGTTTTTTCCTTTTTCAGCAGCCTGTCTACGGCGATCCCTACAATGGCTGCCGCTTATGCCCTTGATAAAGCAATCGCAGCTTATTGGGCAGGCAACACAATAGAATCCTCCCTGATCTGGCAGACGCTTTGGATTATTGTTGGCTCGATTGCGCTTAACTTTCTACTCTCTTATTTGCGGGCGGTGTTGCAGGAAAGCATTGGTTATGAAGTAGCCGCAGGGCAGCGAATCCATTTAGGCGATGTGCTGAAAAGGGTTCCTCTGGGATATTTTTCTAAAAACAGCGTGGGCGATATTCTGACAGGTGTTACCACGGAGCTATCCACACTTGAATTGCAGGGAATGAAGATGGTTGACATCATCATCAACGGACATGCAAAGTTTATTGCAATTCTCCTGTGTTTCCTTTTCCTGAGTCCAGCCGCAGCAGTGATTTCTGTTGTCGGCGTTGCCTTTTCCTCATTGGCCTTACATGGTATCAGCAGGCATAGTGAAAAGACCGCTGCTATCACGCACCAGGCCATGGAGGATATGTCTGGCTCTGCGATTGAATATATCCGCGGGCTGTCCATCGTTAAATCGTTCGGACAGGAAGGGGCTTCTATCGAAAGTTTCCGCAAGGCAAATACGGATTTGAAAAATATTCATATCAAAGTAGAAAAAGGCTATACGCCATTTAACTGCTTGCATCTGTTCTCCTTAAAACTGGCATCTATGGGGATTGTGTTTATCTGTGCATGGCAGACACTTAACGGGCAAATGAGTCTTGCTTATTTCCTGATGTTTGTTCTGTTTTCTTTCGTAATCTTTGGAAGTGTGGAAAACATTAACGACGCGGCTCACATGCTGGGTCTTATAGATTCCGCTATGAATAAGCTGGAAGCTCTGGAAAATGCAGAATATATCGACCAAGACGGAAAAGATATTACACCGACCTCGTATGACATTACTTTTCAGGATGTATCCTTTGGTTACGATAAACGGACTGTATTGCACGATGTGAATTTCACGATTCCGCAGAATACCACAACAGCGATTGTAGGTCCCTCCGGGAGCGGCAAGTCTACCCTGTGCAGCCTGATTGCACGCTTTTATGATGTTGACGCCGGAAAAATCACTTTAGGAGAAACAGATATTCGAGAATTTACCTGTGACAGCTTACTAAAAAATATCAGTATGGTGTTCCAGAATGTATATCTGTTCCGGGATACAATCCGTAACAATATCAAATTCGGCAGCCCGGACGCTTCGGAGGAACAGATGATTGCCGCTGCAAAAGAAGCGCGCTGCCATGACTTTATTATGGCCTTGCCAGATGGATATGATACCGTCATTGGGGAGGGCGGTTCTTCTCTTTCCGGCGGTGAAAAGCAGCGGATTTCGATTGCCAGAGCCATGCTGAAAGATGCGCCGATTGTTATTTTGGATGAGGCCACGGCCAGCATTGACCCAGAGAATGAGCATTTGATTCAAGAGGCTATTTCCGCACTGACACATGGTAAAACAATCATAACGATTGCCCATAGACTGGCGACGATTGAAAATGCGGATCAAATTCTTGTCATTGATGGTGGAACCGTCGTGCAGAAAGGAACCCATAAGGAATTGCTGGCTCAAAGGGGAACCTATCAGGAATTTATTAAGATTCGGGAACAGGCTGAGGGGTGGAGGATTCAACAATAA